A section of the Methanosarcina mazei S-6 genome encodes:
- a CDS encoding ArsR/SmtB family transcription factor, producing MPEKPEEKLLILQLSEDSRKISRILSNEISIRILKLLDRKSMSASDIADELGVRLNTLKYNLDSLLEIELIRVRQVKWSRKGREIKVYETVGKTIILLSGKKNSDMSLILTLLRHYNLKSPEKKDTSEISGLCCEHGI from the coding sequence ATGCCTGAAAAACCAGAGGAAAAACTGTTGATCCTGCAACTTTCCGAAGACTCCCGAAAAATTTCCAGGATCCTTTCTAATGAGATTTCGATCAGGATTCTCAAATTACTTGACAGAAAGTCGATGTCTGCAAGTGATATTGCAGACGAGCTTGGAGTGCGCCTGAACACCCTCAAATACAACCTTGATTCTCTTCTCGAAATCGAACTCATAAGGGTGAGGCAGGTAAAGTGGAGCAGGAAAGGAAGAGAAATAAAGGTATATGAGACAGTAGGAAAAACAATAATCCTGCTGTCCGGAAAAAAGAATTCGGATATGTCCCTCATATTAACATTGCTCCGGCATTACAATCTGAAAAGTCCGGAAAAGAAGGATACCTCAGAGATTTCGGGACTATGTTGTGAGCATGGAATATGA